One Chthoniobacterales bacterium DNA segment encodes these proteins:
- the murI gene encoding glutamate racemase produces the protein MPPPSPDLPPHHHSSVIGVFDSGIGGLTVVAALRQHLPSEHIFYVGDTARVPYGGKSQETVTRYSQEICQFLLAQRCKAIVVACNTASALAVGTLRETLDVPIVGMIQPGAEAAVRATRNGRIGIIGTRATVLSRAYDFAIRALSPEAKTISHACPVLVPMIEEGWLDDPLTDAAIERYIRPLLDSQIDTLVLGCTHYPLLGAAISRIAGPGVHIVDSAENCASSLSRLLQEKHLAAPANQAGTLQVSLTDNSIAFLPVLERSLHLQVGHPSIIRIGL, from the coding sequence ATGCCGCCGCCCAGCCCTGATCTCCCCCCGCACCACCACTCATCCGTCATAGGCGTCTTCGACTCAGGCATCGGCGGGCTCACCGTCGTCGCCGCCCTCCGCCAGCATCTGCCCAGCGAACACATCTTCTACGTGGGCGACACCGCGCGAGTCCCTTACGGCGGCAAAAGCCAGGAAACCGTCACCCGCTACTCCCAGGAGATCTGCCAGTTTCTCCTCGCGCAACGCTGCAAAGCCATCGTCGTCGCCTGCAACACCGCGTCCGCCCTCGCCGTCGGCACCCTGCGGGAAACGCTCGACGTCCCCATCGTCGGCATGATCCAGCCCGGAGCCGAGGCCGCCGTCCGCGCCACCCGCAACGGACGCATCGGCATCATTGGCACCCGCGCCACCGTCCTCAGCCGCGCGTATGATTTCGCCATTCGCGCCCTCTCGCCAGAGGCGAAAACCATCAGCCACGCCTGCCCGGTGCTCGTCCCCATGATCGAGGAAGGCTGGCTCGACGACCCGCTGACCGACGCCGCGATCGAGCGTTACATTCGGCCCTTACTCGACTCGCAAATCGACACGCTCGTCCTCGGTTGCACGCATTATCCGCTGCTCGGCGCGGCCATTTCCCGCATCGCCGGCCCCGGCGTGCACATCGTCGATTCGGCGGAAAACTGCGCGTCGAGTTTGAGTCGATTGTTGCAGGAAAAACACCTCGCCGCCCCGGCGAACCAGGCGGGAACCTTGCAAGTGAGCCTCACCGACAACTCCATCGCCTTCCTCCCGGTATTGGAGCGTTCCCTGCACCTGCAAGTCGGCCACCCCAGCATCATCCGCATCGGACTTTGA
- a CDS encoding aconitase family protein, with protein MTLTEKIIAKASGKSYVEPGDNVWVNVDVLLTHDVCGPGTIGVFKREFGKTAKVWDKNKIVIIPDHYIFTQDSMSNRNVDILRDFVREQGLPYFYDVIDDPDGHWKFDASQGQLKKQYGSQFAGVCHTALPAKGHTRPGEILFGTDSHTCMAGAFGEFATGIGNTDAGFILGTGKLLIKVPETMRFYLEGTLSPGVMAKDVILHVIGEIGFDGATYRAMQWEGPGANAMNMDDRMTIANMAIEAGGKNGIFAPDETTFAYVNERTAANGTKADYDPVFLDKEQKFVYDKAFDLSKLEPTVAMHPDPGQRELAKNLGNIHLDRAYIGSCTGGKTSDFLAFAHIVNGKSVKIDTFGVPATPGVVQELQTTRWNGVTVWDILTNSGVLMTENASCAACLGGPVDTFGRMNKPMNCISATNRNFPGRMGSKESKVFLASPYTVAASALTGHITDPREYLS; from the coding sequence ATGACGCTGACCGAAAAAATCATTGCCAAAGCGAGTGGCAAATCCTACGTCGAACCCGGCGACAATGTCTGGGTGAATGTCGATGTCCTGCTCACCCACGACGTCTGCGGACCCGGCACGATCGGGGTGTTTAAGCGCGAATTCGGCAAGACCGCCAAGGTCTGGGACAAGAACAAGATCGTCATCATTCCCGACCACTACATTTTCACGCAGGACAGCATGTCGAACCGCAATGTGGACATCCTGCGCGACTTCGTCCGCGAACAGGGCCTGCCCTATTTCTACGACGTGATCGACGACCCGGACGGTCATTGGAAGTTTGATGCGAGTCAGGGTCAACTCAAGAAACAATACGGCTCGCAGTTTGCCGGCGTCTGCCACACGGCGTTGCCAGCGAAAGGTCACACCCGGCCCGGCGAGATTCTCTTCGGCACCGACTCGCATACCTGCATGGCGGGGGCGTTTGGGGAATTTGCCACCGGCATCGGCAACACCGACGCGGGCTTCATTTTGGGCACGGGCAAGTTGCTCATCAAGGTCCCGGAAACGATGCGCTTCTATCTCGAAGGCACGTTGTCTCCCGGTGTGATGGCGAAGGACGTGATTCTGCACGTGATCGGCGAGATCGGCTTCGACGGCGCGACTTATCGTGCGATGCAATGGGAAGGTCCCGGCGCGAACGCGATGAATATGGACGACCGCATGACGATCGCCAACATGGCGATCGAAGCGGGTGGCAAGAATGGGATTTTTGCGCCAGACGAAACGACGTTCGCCTACGTGAATGAGCGGACCGCTGCCAATGGAACGAAGGCCGATTACGACCCGGTGTTTCTCGATAAGGAACAGAAGTTCGTCTATGACAAGGCGTTCGATCTTTCCAAGCTGGAGCCGACCGTCGCGATGCATCCCGATCCGGGTCAACGCGAGCTCGCGAAGAACCTCGGCAACATCCACTTGGACCGCGCTTACATCGGCTCCTGCACCGGCGGCAAGACGAGCGATTTCCTCGCCTTCGCCCACATCGTCAACGGCAAATCCGTGAAGATCGACACCTTCGGCGTCCCCGCGACTCCGGGCGTCGTGCAGGAGTTGCAGACGACTCGCTGGAACGGCGTGACGGTCTGGGATATTTTGACGAATTCCGGCGTGCTCATGACCGAAAACGCCTCCTGCGCCGCCTGTCTGGGCGGTCCGGTGGATACGTTTGGCCGCATGAACAAGCCGATGAATTGCATCAGCGCGACGAACCGCAATTTCCCCGGTCGCATGGGCAGCAAGGAGAGCAAGGTTTTCCTCGCCAGCCCCTATACCGTCGCCGCGTCCGCACTCACGGGTCACATCACCGATCCTCGGGAGTATTTGTCCTAA
- a CDS encoding 3-isopropylmalate dehydratase yields the protein MAHTITSPIYVVQDNIDTDQIIPAQYLTLVPTIPDEYEKLGSYALIGLPDALYPERFVQEGQTQTPYKIVVAGKNFGCGSSREHAPIAMGAAGVEAVVATSFARIFFRNCVATGELYPYDCPDRLCDLLKTGQIGTLDFDKDTLTVGDLVVQLKPLGEVRPVIDAGGLFNYARASGMIPA from the coding sequence ATGGCTCATACCATCACCAGCCCCATCTACGTCGTTCAGGATAACATCGACACCGACCAGATCATTCCCGCGCAGTATCTAACATTGGTTCCTACCATTCCCGATGAATACGAGAAGCTCGGCTCCTATGCTTTGATCGGACTTCCCGACGCGCTTTATCCCGAGCGTTTCGTGCAGGAAGGCCAGACACAGACTCCCTACAAAATCGTCGTCGCTGGGAAAAATTTCGGCTGTGGCAGTTCCCGCGAGCACGCTCCGATTGCGATGGGCGCGGCGGGCGTCGAAGCTGTCGTGGCGACCTCGTTTGCGCGCATCTTTTTTCGCAATTGCGTCGCGACCGGCGAGCTCTATCCCTACGATTGCCCGGACCGTCTCTGCGATCTTTTGAAGACGGGCCAAATCGGCACGCTCGACTTCGACAAGGACACGCTCACCGTCGGCGACCTCGTGGTGCAGCTCAAACCCCTCGGTGAAGTTCGCCCCGTGATCGACGCAGGCGGCCTCTTCAACTACGCCCGCGCCAGCGGGATGATTCCGGCCTGA
- a CDS encoding DUF4105 domain-containing protein — translation MISRWLAGLLAAIVLLTNASAAHVLSDEATAALWTVGPGDELYAAFGHSALRITDPVIGFDRIYNFGTFDFATPNFYLKFIHGDLDYYLTAAIAPEIIEEYRDHHQLVVEQQLNLTPAELDQLFLAMESNLQPGNAAYRYDFVRDNCTTRIRDAVAKVAKVQWQPLASNSPTLREMVQPYVADRPAIQTGINLLFGANMDHPATSQEAMFLPEDMKLAFDRATINDGRRLVRSTQILLDGPKLPAPVTNWLVLGTYLAAVLAMVALIRNSRWPLWLDVILFILTALIGCAIAFVWFGTRHWVLHDNWNLLWAWPTHLIIWFFPQRIRRKYWIAYAVFVLAAALWIPLQLTFVGVKLLLAFRALKMDAPSRTNQR, via the coding sequence GTGATTTCCCGCTGGCTGGCCGGGCTGTTGGCGGCCATCGTTTTACTAACCAACGCCAGCGCGGCGCACGTCCTTTCCGACGAAGCCACCGCAGCCCTCTGGACGGTTGGACCCGGCGACGAACTCTATGCGGCCTTCGGTCACAGCGCGCTGCGGATCACCGATCCGGTGATTGGGTTTGATCGCATTTACAATTTCGGGACGTTTGATTTCGCGACTCCCAACTTCTACCTGAAGTTCATCCACGGCGACTTGGATTACTATCTAACTGCCGCCATCGCACCGGAAATCATCGAGGAATATCGCGATCACCATCAGTTGGTAGTCGAGCAGCAGTTGAATCTAACTCCGGCGGAGCTGGATCAATTATTCCTCGCGATGGAATCCAACCTTCAGCCGGGGAACGCCGCCTATCGTTACGATTTCGTCCGCGATAACTGCACGACTCGCATCCGCGACGCCGTCGCCAAAGTGGCCAAAGTCCAGTGGCAGCCGCTCGCCAGCAACTCCCCCACCCTTCGCGAAATGGTCCAGCCCTATGTGGCGGATCGTCCCGCGATCCAGACCGGCATCAATCTCCTCTTCGGTGCTAACATGGATCATCCCGCAACCAGTCAGGAGGCGATGTTTCTGCCCGAGGACATGAAGCTGGCCTTCGACCGCGCGACTATTAACGATGGTCGCAGGTTAGTACGCAGCACGCAGATCTTGTTAGATGGCCCGAAGCTTCCCGCACCGGTGACCAATTGGCTCGTGTTAGGAACCTATCTCGCCGCCGTGCTGGCCATGGTCGCGCTCATCCGCAACAGCCGCTGGCCGCTCTGGCTCGACGTGATTTTATTCATCCTCACTGCACTGATCGGTTGCGCGATCGCCTTCGTCTGGTTCGGCACGCGCCATTGGGTTTTGCACGACAACTGGAACCTGCTCTGGGCCTGGCCGACGCATCTCATCATCTGGTTTTTCCCGCAGCGCATTCGGCGAAAATACTGGATCGCGTATGCCGTCTTTGTCCTCGCCGCCGCCCTCTGGATTCCGCTGCAACTCACCTTCGTCGGCGTGAAACTACTGCTCGCGTTTCGCGCCTTGAAGATGGACGCTCCATCGCGTACTAACCAGCGATGA
- a CDS encoding dihydrofolate reductase family protein: MTKLRVASFTISIDGFGAGPDQSLENPLGVGGPSLHEWLLPTRTFQTKLFGKDDGEKGIDDDFAARGFHNVGAWILGRNMFGPVRGPWPDESWRGWWGENPVYHTQVFVLTHYPRPPLVMEGGTTFHFVTDGIRAAWERAREAADGKDVRIGGGAATIRQYLQERLIDELHIAIAPVVLGAGERLFEGINLAELGYTCTQHVASERASHIVLTRS; this comes from the coding sequence ATGACTAAACTCCGTGTAGCCAGCTTCACCATTTCGATTGATGGCTTTGGCGCAGGCCCGGATCAAAGCCTGGAGAATCCGCTGGGAGTCGGCGGACCTAGCCTGCATGAATGGCTTTTACCGACCCGCACATTCCAGACGAAGCTCTTCGGCAAGGACGACGGGGAGAAGGGGATCGACGACGATTTTGCCGCGCGCGGTTTCCACAATGTGGGTGCCTGGATTTTGGGCCGAAATATGTTTGGCCCCGTGCGCGGCCCCTGGCCCGATGAGAGCTGGCGAGGATGGTGGGGTGAGAACCCGGTTTACCATACACAAGTCTTCGTGCTCACTCATTACCCCCGTCCGCCACTCGTGATGGAGGGAGGCACGACGTTTCATTTCGTGACGGACGGCATTCGCGCCGCATGGGAACGCGCTCGCGAGGCGGCGGACGGTAAGGATGTGCGCATCGGCGGAGGCGCGGCGACGATCCGGCAATACCTGCAGGAACGTCTCATTGATGAACTCCATATCGCCATCGCACCGGTCGTATTGGGCGCGGGTGAGCGGTTGTTCGAGGGGATCAATCTTGCGGAGTTGGGCTACACTTGCACCCAGCATGTGGCGTCGGAGCGAGCGAGTCACATCGTGCTGACGCGGAGTTGA
- a CDS encoding tetratricopeptide repeat protein translates to MTTPSFQKIVPRVENEDERTPEEIAEKRRKRIWIICMCVIIVAGVIVAFNARSISRGIKGWQAERAAREAEKFLAAKDYKSAQGKVQDALALSPQNPAAMLTAAHFLTTAGAHKDAIAFWVKLEEKGPLSPADQRQYATSLLATGDLLQAGNHAKLSWPAGQPGQPDDWMLALNLALQRRDETAAVDLAQKLMASTSATADQRLKAATLMTSSSNPGQRTEAWKLIETLSRDKTETGLEALVTLARRAASVHSKQTPLSEGETALSPQEVADAIEANPKAQAKHLLFAMDLRLLVEPLRKAEMITSAEEKFTGNDDDLEALTAWLYGKGEFRKVLVHLPADVAAHRRSLFLQSLDALAAMGRWKEVAGAINGASFALDKVTAEMYLARCSKELGETSGADSHWRTALDAANGNAQQLALVADYAARAGNIAIAKAGFQAATEARDDFLPAYQRLLAFAQAEGDTTGLNTTLKRMSARWPDEAAVRNDLAYTDLLLQKNIEASTKIAEQLFAKEPNSLPHRITLSLARLRTGNAAEAAQVLDKLTGNLGPLEGRKRAVQAAALWANDQKSQAKSVLQDVKVDQLLPEERALVSGVQ, encoded by the coding sequence ATGACCACCCCCTCATTCCAGAAAATCGTCCCGCGCGTTGAGAACGAGGACGAGCGCACGCCGGAGGAAATCGCCGAGAAACGTCGCAAGCGCATCTGGATCATCTGCATGTGCGTGATCATCGTGGCCGGCGTCATCGTCGCCTTCAACGCCCGCTCTATTTCCCGCGGGATCAAGGGTTGGCAGGCGGAGCGCGCGGCGCGGGAGGCGGAGAAATTTCTCGCCGCCAAGGATTACAAATCCGCCCAGGGCAAAGTGCAGGACGCACTTGCACTCAGCCCGCAAAACCCGGCCGCCATGCTCACTGCGGCCCATTTCCTCACCACGGCAGGCGCTCACAAGGACGCCATCGCCTTCTGGGTAAAACTCGAGGAAAAGGGGCCGCTGTCTCCCGCCGATCAGCGGCAATACGCCACCTCGCTGCTCGCCACCGGCGACCTTTTGCAGGCGGGCAATCACGCGAAACTTTCGTGGCCCGCAGGTCAGCCCGGCCAGCCGGATGACTGGATGCTGGCGCTCAATCTCGCCCTCCAACGGCGCGATGAAACTGCCGCCGTGGACCTTGCGCAAAAACTCATGGCCAGCACATCGGCCACGGCGGATCAACGTCTGAAGGCGGCGACCTTGATGACTTCCTCGTCCAATCCGGGCCAGCGCACGGAGGCTTGGAAACTGATCGAAACCCTCAGCCGCGATAAGACTGAAACTGGACTCGAGGCGCTCGTCACTTTGGCGCGTCGTGCAGCCTCGGTGCATTCGAAACAAACTCCGCTGTCCGAGGGAGAAACGGCGCTGTCGCCGCAGGAAGTAGCCGATGCGATTGAGGCCAACCCAAAGGCGCAGGCCAAGCATTTGCTTTTCGCGATGGACCTGCGACTGCTCGTCGAGCCGTTGCGCAAGGCCGAGATGATCACGTCCGCTGAGGAAAAATTCACTGGCAACGACGACGACCTCGAGGCGCTGACCGCCTGGCTTTACGGCAAGGGCGAATTCCGCAAGGTGCTCGTGCATTTGCCCGCCGACGTGGCCGCGCACCGGCGCTCGCTCTTTTTGCAAAGCCTCGACGCCCTCGCCGCGATGGGCCGCTGGAAGGAAGTCGCCGGCGCAATCAACGGCGCGAGCTTCGCCCTCGACAAGGTCACGGCGGAAATGTATCTGGCCCGCTGCTCGAAGGAACTCGGCGAAACGTCCGGTGCCGATTCGCACTGGCGCACCGCCCTTGACGCCGCCAATGGCAACGCGCAGCAGCTCGCCCTCGTCGCCGATTACGCCGCGCGCGCCGGAAATATCGCCATCGCCAAGGCGGGTTTTCAAGCCGCCACCGAGGCGCGCGACGACTTCCTGCCCGCCTATCAGCGCCTGCTCGCCTTCGCCCAAGCCGAGGGCGACACGACTGGGTTGAATACGACTTTGAAACGCATGTCCGCCCGCTGGCCCGACGAGGCGGCGGTCCGCAACGACCTCGCCTACACCGATTTGCTGCTTCAGAAAAACATCGAGGCATCGACCAAAATTGCCGAGCAACTCTTTGCCAAGGAGCCGAACAGCCTGCCGCATCGGATCACACTCTCACTCGCTCGCTTGCGCACGGGAAACGCAGCAGAAGCGGCCCAGGTTTTGGATAAACTGACCGGCAACCTCGGCCCGCTGGAAGGCCGCAAACGCGCCGTGCAAGCCGCCGCGCTCTGGGCCAACGATCAGAAATCTCAAGCCAAATCCGTGCTCCAAGACGTGAAAGTGGACCAGCTTCTCCCCGAGGAACGCGCCTTGGTGAGCGGAGTTCAATAG
- a CDS encoding LL-diaminopimelate aminotransferase, with protein sequence MAFLNDNYLKLRAGYLFPEISRRVTAFCEKNPDAAKRLIRCGIGDVTEPLPLAVREAMHLAIDELGARETFRGYGPEQGYEFLRHAIAENDFRAKGIEVADDEIFISDGSKCDCGNILDILGGQNRIAITDPVYPVYVDTNVMAGHTGVADESGAYAGLVYLKCTAENGFVPEPPAEAVDVVYLCFPNNPTGAVASRAQLESWVAYALKHDTLLLFDAAYEAYISDPAIPHSIYEIPGARKCAIEFRSFSKNGGFTGTRCAFTVVPKTLLASTATGEKLPLHPLWSRRSSTKFNGVSYPVQRGAEALYSTAGKAQVAALIEHYMGNAEILTTTARDAGMTVFGGVNAPYIWVRTPNGESSWEIFDHFLQNLNVVITPGAGFGSNGEGYFRISAFNSRANVLEVARRIKANAVG encoded by the coding sequence ATGGCATTCCTCAACGACAACTACCTCAAACTCCGCGCCGGCTACCTTTTTCCCGAAATCTCCCGGCGCGTCACGGCTTTCTGCGAGAAAAACCCGGACGCCGCCAAACGTCTCATCCGTTGCGGTATCGGCGACGTCACCGAGCCGCTCCCGCTCGCCGTCCGCGAGGCCATGCACCTCGCCATCGACGAACTCGGCGCGCGCGAAACCTTCCGTGGCTACGGCCCTGAGCAGGGCTACGAATTTCTCCGCCACGCCATCGCCGAAAACGACTTCCGCGCCAAAGGAATCGAAGTCGCCGACGACGAAATCTTTATCAGCGACGGCTCGAAATGCGACTGCGGCAACATCCTCGACATCCTCGGCGGCCAAAATCGCATCGCCATCACCGACCCCGTTTACCCCGTCTATGTGGACACCAACGTCATGGCCGGCCACACCGGAGTTGCAGACGAATCGGGCGCTTACGCCGGCCTCGTTTACCTGAAATGCACTGCCGAAAATGGCTTCGTCCCCGAGCCGCCCGCCGAGGCCGTGGATGTCGTTTACCTCTGCTTCCCCAACAACCCCACGGGCGCAGTCGCCAGTCGAGCCCAACTCGAATCCTGGGTCGCCTACGCGCTGAAACACGACACGCTCCTCCTCTTCGACGCCGCCTACGAGGCCTACATTTCCGACCCCGCGATTCCGCATTCCATCTACGAGATTCCCGGCGCGCGCAAATGTGCCATCGAGTTCCGCAGTTTCTCCAAAAACGGCGGCTTCACCGGCACGCGCTGCGCGTTTACCGTCGTGCCCAAAACGCTCCTCGCCAGCACCGCCACCGGCGAAAAACTTCCGCTCCACCCGCTTTGGTCGCGCCGTTCCAGCACGAAATTCAACGGCGTCAGCTACCCCGTGCAACGCGGAGCCGAGGCCCTCTATTCGACCGCAGGTAAGGCGCAAGTCGCCGCGCTCATTGAGCATTACATGGGCAACGCCGAGATCCTAACCACCACCGCCCGCGACGCTGGCATGACCGTCTTCGGCGGCGTCAATGCCCCCTACATCTGGGTGCGCACCCCCAATGGCGAAAGCTCGTGGGAAATCTTCGATCACTTCCTGCAAAACCTGAACGTCGTCATCACCCCCGGAGCCGGCTTCGGGAGCAATGGCGAGGGTTACTTCCGCATCAGCGCCTTCAACAGCCGCGCCAATGTCCTCGAAGTCGCCCGCCGAATAAAGGCGAACGCGGTGGGGTAA
- a CDS encoding N-acetylmuramoyl-L-alanine amidase produces the protein MSAGKCPIHWLRNLAAIFGLFAVSRMELPAWTLQTIQDREYVPMSEVQTFYDFTFGTTTAEWIKFVKPNKILLAQIGTRELYLNNLRFHLSLPVLKEGGVTWLSRLDLSTTIDPVLRPSCICGGAVRTIVLDAGHGGNDQGTWSYYGSEKTYALDVAQRAAPLLRARGLNVVLTRRDDSYIPLDDRVAAANRNADALFISIHFNAGALTRGIETYALTPAGVPSTDNPPTLLDWVSWPGNAHDSENAALATAIHGCILPRVHSPDRGIRRARFHVLKGIHMPGVLIEGGYLAGQDAFAISHADYRQALAESIAAGIVRYIAAVPENAMELPLPPPPAATPAPTLAAQPPPAATPPAISPVSPPPARLPTPDKPTTLVQSEPHAAAQP, from the coding sequence ATGAGCGCCGGGAAATGTCCGATCCATTGGCTGCGGAACCTCGCCGCCATCTTCGGCCTCTTCGCCGTGAGTCGCATGGAACTCCCGGCCTGGACACTCCAGACGATCCAAGACCGCGAATACGTCCCCATGTCGGAGGTGCAGACGTTCTACGATTTCACCTTCGGCACCACCACCGCCGAGTGGATCAAGTTCGTTAAACCCAACAAAATCCTCCTCGCCCAGATCGGCACCCGCGAGCTTTACCTCAATAACCTCCGCTTCCACCTCAGCCTGCCCGTGTTGAAAGAGGGCGGAGTCACATGGCTATCGCGGCTCGACCTCTCCACCACCATCGACCCCGTCCTGCGACCGAGCTGCATCTGCGGCGGGGCGGTTCGCACCATCGTCCTCGACGCGGGCCACGGCGGCAACGACCAGGGCACGTGGTCCTATTATGGATCGGAAAAAACCTACGCGCTCGACGTCGCCCAGCGCGCCGCTCCCCTCCTGCGCGCCCGCGGCTTAAACGTCGTCCTCACCCGCCGCGACGACAGTTACATTCCCCTCGACGACCGCGTCGCTGCGGCCAACCGGAACGCCGACGCGCTCTTTATCAGCATCCATTTCAATGCCGGTGCGCTCACCCGTGGCATCGAAACTTACGCGCTCACCCCGGCGGGTGTGCCCTCCACCGACAACCCGCCGACGCTCCTCGACTGGGTTTCCTGGCCCGGCAACGCCCACGATTCGGAGAACGCCGCGCTCGCCACTGCCATCCACGGTTGCATCTTGCCGCGCGTCCATTCGCCGGATCGGGGCATCCGCCGGGCGCGATTTCACGTCTTAAAAGGCATCCACATGCCCGGCGTCCTGATCGAGGGCGGCTACCTCGCCGGGCAGGACGCATTCGCCATTTCGCATGCCGATTATCGGCAGGCGCTCGCGGAATCCATCGCCGCCGGCATCGTCCGCTACATCGCCGCCGTGCCGGAGAATGCAATGGAACTCCCCTTACCGCCGCCGCCAGCCGCGACGCCCGCTCCGACTCTCGCCGCGCAGCCGCCGCCCGCCGCCACGCCGCCTGCCATTTCGCCCGTTTCTCCGCCGCCCGCCCGCTTGCCAACTCCCGACAAACCCACCACTCTCGTCCAGTCCGAACCTCATGCCGCCGCCCAGCCCTGA